The nucleotide sequence TAAAAACCGCTCAGCTTCTAAAGGCTCGTTTTCCTGATTTGCAATTCTTAGTGCCAATGGTTAATGAAAAGCGAATCGCACAATTTAACGAGATTAAAACACAAATTGCTCCAGAGCTAGAACTTAATATTATTCAAGGTAAGGCTCGTGAGATAATGATTGCAGCAGAATGTACGCTTTTAGCTTCCGGCACGGCAGCATTAGAAGCAATGCTGTGTAAATCGCCGATGGTGGTGGGCTACAAAATGAAGCCCCTTACTTATTGGCTGGCAAAAAGACTCGTTAAGACGGACTATATTTCTCTACCTAACTTGCTTGCTCAAGAGCCTCTTGTGCCAGAGCTAATCCAAGAGGAGTGTAATCCAGAGAGTTTAGCAAAACATTTAACGGTTTTTCTCGCAGATGATGAAGAAAGCCAAGCTAAAAAGGCGGATTTAAAACAGCGATTTGTTGAGCTGCACAAGTCCATTCAATGTAATGCAGATAAGCAAGCCGCTCAAGCGGTTGTCGATTTATTAAATGGCTCTACAAGCGGTCATATTTATTAATTTTTTTGTAAAAAGGAAGAGGTATGTGGAAAGAAGTTTTACTTAATTATGGTATTTTCTTATTAGAATTATTGACTGTTTTCGGCATTGTTGCAGTGGTCGTGATGTTGATTTTGGAATCTAAAAAACAAACTGAGAATGGTACAGTATCGATTACTAATTTAACGAAGAAGTATAAAGAACAACAAAAATCGCTTGCAGGATTTTTCTTGAGTGAAGTAGAGTTAAAACACCAAGAAAAAGCCGAGAAGAAAGCGGAAAAAGAGAAAGCCAAGTTAGAGAAAAAACGACTAAAAGATGGAGGAGAAACTTTGGAAGCTCCATCTCGCTTATTCGTGCTGAATTTTAATGGCGATATGATGGCTCACGAAGTCAATTCGCTTCGCCGTGAAATTGATGCGGTGATTAGCCTTGCCAATCCTGAAAAAGATGAGGTTCTGTTGAAATTAGAAAGCCCGGGCGGCGTAGTTCACGGCTACGGCTTGGCGGCTTCTCAGTTGCAACGCTTGCGTGATCGTAATATTCCCCTCACCGCCGCCGTAGATAAAATTGCCGCTAGCGGTGGTTATATGATGGCGTGTGTGGCGAATAAAATCGTCTCCGCTCCTTTCGCCGTAATTGGCTCGGTGGGCGTAGTGGCTCAGGTGCCGAATATCCATCGTTTACTCAAAAAACACGATATTGATGTTGATGTGATGACCGCTGGCGAATACAAACGTACCGTGACCTTGGCGGGTGAAAATACGGAGAAAGGCAAGCAAAAATTCCAACAAGAACTGGAAGAAACCCACTCGCTCTTTAAGCAATTTGTGGCTCAACACCGTCCGCAGTTGGATATTGAAAAAGTGGCGACTGGCGAACATTGGTTTGGTCAGCAAGCGATTGAATTGAATTTGGTGGATGAGATCTCAACCAGCGATGATCTGATTCTCAAAGCGATTGAAAGCAAAGAGGTGATTGAACTGAAATACAAAGAGAAGAAAAAACTGACGCAAAAAATCGGCTCGCAATTAGAGCAATCGGCAGAAAATTTACTCACTAAAATACTGAATAAAAGCCGTTCAACAATGATGTAAAAACAGCCCCTTTGGGGCTGTTTTCGTTTTAACTTGTGAGAGCTTAGAAGATCAGCGTTGATCTTCCATCACAAAACAGGCGATTTGCGTACCGTCTTTATAGGTTTTCAGATCCGGTCGCTCAATGTGGCAGCGGTCGGTTGCAAAGCGGCAGCGAGCGTGGAACGCACAGCCTCTTGGCGGGTTGAGTGGGCTTGGTAGCTCGCCAGTCAGTTTAATTCGCTCACGGCGTTCGTTTGGATCTAAACGTGGAGTCGCCGAAAGCAGTGCCTGCGTGTAAGGGTGGCGTGGGTTGCTAAAAATCGTTTTAGTGTCGCCTTGCTCCACACAACGCCCTAAATACATTACCATTACTTCGTCCGCAATATGCTCAACAACAGATAAATCGTGTGAAATAAACACATAAGACAAGCCCATTTCGTCCTGTAAATCCATCATCAGGTTTAGCACCTGAGCTCGAACGGAGACGTCCAACGCCGACACCGGCTCGTCCGCCACCACGATGTCGGGGTGCAACATCAAACCACGAGCAATCGCAATCCGCTGGCGTTGTCCGCCCGAGAACATATGCGGATAGCGGTCGTAAAATTCGGGTTTTAAGCCGACTTTCGCCATCATTTTCAGCACTTGCTCTTTGCGTTCTTTCGCCGACAAATTGGTATTGATCAGCAGCGGCTCTTCTAAAATTGAACCGATTTTTTTGCGTGGATTGAGCGAGGCATACGGATTTTGGAACACGATTTGGATTTTTTTACGGCGAAGCTGCTCGGTTTCCTTGTCGTTCTCCAAAAAGTTTTTGCCGTTGTAAAACAGCTCACCTTCGGTTGGCGGCTCAATCATCGTGAGCATACGCCCCAGTGTGGATTTGCCACAACCCGACTCGCCCACCACCGCAAGGGTTTTGCCGCGTTCGAGGGTAAAAGACACGCCATCAACCGCCTTAACCAGCTTCGGCTTGGCAAACATTCCCTTTTTGACAGGGTAGTATTTTTTGAGATCCACTGCGTTTAGCAATGGGGTAGAATTATTTTCTTTCATTTTGTTTTTTCCTTCTCGGAAAATGCACGGGCGTATGCAATACGCCCCTACAAGCGGTTATTTTTTCAAGATTTTTTGCAAATTATTTCACTTGCCACTCATAATTGAGCCATTCGTTATTTTCTTTCGCTCCCAGCCGTTCGTAAAAACGGATACCGTCTTTATTCCACGGAGCGACTGTCCATTTGATCGTTTGGCAATTATTTTGGTGAGCTACTTCTTGCAAGGCGGTCATCAGTTTTTCACCGACTTTTTGATTGCGGTAATTTTCTGCTACAAACAGCTCTTTCATATAAATCGCTGGGCGATTTTGAGCGGTATAAGGCAGAAAATAATAGACCAACATTCCGCCAATCGTACCGTTATCGTCCGCAACTAAGCAGTAGAAATCCGGTGGATTTTTGTCAAAACCGCTTTGCTGCACAACTTCGGGAGTAATTGCAAAACTGTCGATGTAATGTTCAAATGCCGCGAATTTTTCCATTAAATCAAAGACTTGTGGAATATCCTGCGGTTGCATTAAACGGACTTGCATTTAATTTCTCCCTGTCGGCTCACCCATTTCATTCAGCGGTGAGTGGCATTTCACTCGTCTGCCGTTGAGGGTTTGCATTTCCGGCTCAACCGTGCGGCATTTGTCGGTGGCGTACGGGCAGCGTGGGTTGAGCAAGCAGCCTTGTGGGCGGTCGTATTTGCCCGGCACAACTCCGGGGAGCGATTGCAGGCGGGATTTGCCTTCGGCAAACTCTGGCAACGCTTTGAGCAACGCTTGGGTGTAAGGGTGCAGCGGGGATTTGAAAATCTCTTCCGCTTTGCCCTCTTCCACCACTTGTCCGGCGTACATCACGATAATGCGGTGAGCGGCTTCGGCAACTAATGCCAAGTCGTGCGTGATTAAAATCAACGCCATATTCTCTTTGCGTTGTAGCTCCAACAGCAGGTCGATAATTTGGGCTTGAATGGTTACGTCTAACGCCGTGGTCGGTTCGTCCGCAATCAATAATTTCGGGTTGCAGGCGATCGCCATTGCGATCATCACACGCTGGCTCATACCGCCCGACAGTTGGTGCGGATAGACTTCCAAACGGGAAACCGGATCAGGAATGCCCACCATCGTTAAAAGCTCAATGGCTCGCTCACGACGGCTGGCTTTGCTGCCGCCTTGATGCACTTTGAGGGCTTCCATAATTTGGAAACCGACCGTGTAGCTTGGGTTGAGGCTGGTCATTGCGTCTTGGAAAATCATCGACACGTCCGCCCCGACAATTTTCTGTTTCGCTTTCGGGCTGAGGGCGAGCAGGTCGTTATTGTCGAAATGGAGGCTGTCTGCCATAACTCTGCCCGGGTAGTCGATCAAGCCCATAATCGCCAAAGAGCTGACCGATTTGCCTGAGCCGGATTCGCCCACGATGCCCAGCACTTCGCCTTCATTGACGGTGTAGCTGATGCGATCCACCGCACGGAACGGAGCGTTTTTCTCGCCGAAATGGACGGAGAGATTTTGTACTTCTAATAATGCCATATTGCTCTCCTACTGTTTTAATTTCGGGTCGAGGGCGTCACGCAAGCCGTCACCCATCAAGTTGAATGCGAGCACCAGCGACAAAATTGCCAAGCCCGGAATGGTCACGAGCCAGTTCGCCGACTGCATAAAGCCACGAGATTCCGCCAGCATTGTGCCGAGTTCCGGCGTTGGCGGCTGTGCCCCGATACCGAGGAAGCCGAGAGCGGCAAGTTCAAGAATGGCGTTGGAAATGCCCATTGTCATCTGCACAATAAGGGGAGCCAAACAGTTCGGCAGAATGACGATAAACATCAGCCGCCCTACACCAGCCCCCGCCACTCGGGAAGCGGTTACATAGTCCCGATTTTTTTCACTCATTACGGAGGCTCGGGTTAAACGTACATAGCTTGGAATGGAGACAATCGCAATCGCAATCGCCGCATTGATAAGCGAGGGCCCGAGAATCGTCACCACGCCGATGGTTAAAAGCAGGCTAGGAATGGCGAGCATAATATCGACAAATCGCATAATCACGATGTCGAGCGTGCCGCCGTAGTAACCGGCGAGCAGCCCTAAAATCACGCCCAGCACACAGGACATCAGCACGATAATCAAGCCGATAAAGACGGAAAGTCTTGCCCCGTAAATAATACGAGAGAGAATATCCCGGCCGATATCGTCCGTGCCGAGCAGGTGTGCCGCTTGACCGTTCTCAAACCACGCCGGCGGTAGTAACAACGCCGCACGGTTTTGCGAAATCGGATCGAAAGGGGCGATAAAATTGGCAAAAACGCTCACAAAGAAGACCACAGCAATAAAGGCAAGCCCAATCACCGCCCCTTTGTTCTGCCTAAAATAGTACCAAAATTCTTGTAATGGTGTTTTCGGTGCGGGTGGATTCACCGCAGTTGTTCCGGACATCATTGACTCCAACTGAAAATGTATTTTGTAAAAAATGGCGGAAATTGAACCGCTTGTTGGGGGCGTATGACATACGCCCAAAAATTATTACGAATGACGAATACGCGGATTCACAATCCCATACAATAAATCCACCGTCAAATTCACGAGGATAATAATGGTCGCAATAATCAGCACTGAACCTTGCAGCACCGGGTAATCACGGCTGTTGATGGCATCGATAATCCATTTGCCGATTCCCGGCCACGAGAAGATGTTTTCGGTGAGAACCGCTCCCGAAAGCAGTTGCCCAACAATCAAACCGACCACTGTTACTACCGGAATTAACGCATTACGCAGTGCATGCACAATCACAATGCGAGTGGTGTTTAAGCCTTTGGCTTTGGCGGTGCGGATATAGTCCTCGCCTAGCACTTCGAGCATTGACGAACGGGTCATACGAGTGATGACCGCTAGCGGAATAG is from Mannheimia varigena and encodes:
- the sohB gene encoding protease SohB; this translates as MWKEVLLNYGIFLLELLTVFGIVAVVVMLILESKKQTENGTVSITNLTKKYKEQQKSLAGFFLSEVELKHQEKAEKKAEKEKAKLEKKRLKDGGETLEAPSRLFVLNFNGDMMAHEVNSLRREIDAVISLANPEKDEVLLKLESPGGVVHGYGLAASQLQRLRDRNIPLTAAVDKIAASGGYMMACVANKIVSAPFAVIGSVGVVAQVPNIHRLLKKHDIDVDVMTAGEYKRTVTLAGENTEKGKQKFQQELEETHSLFKQFVAQHRPQLDIEKVATGEHWFGQQAIELNLVDEISTSDDLILKAIESKEVIELKYKEKKKLTQKIGSQLEQSAENLLTKILNKSRSTMM
- a CDS encoding peptide ABC transporter ATP-binding protein, producing the protein MKENNSTPLLNAVDLKKYYPVKKGMFAKPKLVKAVDGVSFTLERGKTLAVVGESGCGKSTLGRMLTMIEPPTEGELFYNGKNFLENDKETEQLRRKKIQIVFQNPYASLNPRKKIGSILEEPLLINTNLSAKERKEQVLKMMAKVGLKPEFYDRYPHMFSGGQRQRIAIARGLMLHPDIVVADEPVSALDVSVRAQVLNLMMDLQDEMGLSYVFISHDLSVVEHIADEVMVMYLGRCVEQGDTKTIFSNPRHPYTQALLSATPRLDPNERRERIKLTGELPSPLNPPRGCAFHARCRFATDRCHIERPDLKTYKDGTQIACFVMEDQR
- a CDS encoding GNAT family N-acetyltransferase, with the translated sequence MQVRLMQPQDIPQVFDLMEKFAAFEHYIDSFAITPEVVQQSGFDKNPPDFYCLVADDNGTIGGMLVYYFLPYTAQNRPAIYMKELFVAENYRNQKVGEKLMTALQEVAHQNNCQTIKWTVAPWNKDGIRFYERLGAKENNEWLNYEWQVK
- the dppD gene encoding dipeptide ABC transporter ATP-binding protein, with protein sequence MALLEVQNLSVHFGEKNAPFRAVDRISYTVNEGEVLGIVGESGSGKSVSSLAIMGLIDYPGRVMADSLHFDNNDLLALSPKAKQKIVGADVSMIFQDAMTSLNPSYTVGFQIMEALKVHQGGSKASRRERAIELLTMVGIPDPVSRLEVYPHQLSGGMSQRVMIAMAIACNPKLLIADEPTTALDVTIQAQIIDLLLELQRKENMALILITHDLALVAEAAHRIIVMYAGQVVEEGKAEEIFKSPLHPYTQALLKALPEFAEGKSRLQSLPGVVPGKYDRPQGCLLNPRCPYATDKCRTVEPEMQTLNGRRVKCHSPLNEMGEPTGRN
- a CDS encoding ABC transporter permease subunit yields the protein MSGTTAVNPPAPKTPLQEFWYYFRQNKGAVIGLAFIAVVFFVSVFANFIAPFDPISQNRAALLLPPAWFENGQAAHLLGTDDIGRDILSRIIYGARLSVFIGLIIVLMSCVLGVILGLLAGYYGGTLDIVIMRFVDIMLAIPSLLLTIGVVTILGPSLINAAIAIAIVSIPSYVRLTRASVMSEKNRDYVTASRVAGAGVGRLMFIVILPNCLAPLIVQMTMGISNAILELAALGFLGIGAQPPTPELGTMLAESRGFMQSANWLVTIPGLAILSLVLAFNLMGDGLRDALDPKLKQ